One Brachybacterium kimchii genomic window carries:
- a CDS encoding GH92 family glycosyl hydrolase: MILTPGGGPVGGPTSRDAAGLLAPEAVRAQFPAGERSEAPFPFTDRALDPVLHVVAPGERLHVFVYPELDDALTWGATHVAVDLELSDGTRLSELGAPDQYGTPIDAAAQGAAKILYADQWNDVQVDLAPAVGRTIVGVLVVADPPAGAGAGAALTAWFDPPRIEPIPTDPPVDDPVAWVDTRRGTNASGDFSRGNNLPITAWPNGFAFFTPMTDARSLRWPYQYQRANDAQNRPRLQGLAVSHQPSPWMGDRNQLIMMPLTGSDATPAGRSRAFTHEDETARPDLYAVALEDGTRLRLAPSDHGAVLEVTFPEAGRRRGLLLEGADESTRLDLAGAVFDGTFAGWVDNGTDGEERSAGRSRMFVAGTLDPLPEHVGPAGGDFASARVATFADDVRTVTVRLATSFIGVEQARHTLDLELAGRDLRTIQRAAHAAWTERLGVIGVEGATAPQRRTLYGSLYRLNLYPNSQHENTGSARDPRPMHASPVAPTRGEVTDTRTNAQVIAGELFVNHGFWDTYRTCWPAFALLYPQLAPRLVDGFVQHYREGGWIPRWSSPGYADCMTGTSSDVAFADAQVKGVALRDPLATYEAGLRNATVASPDPLVGRKGAERAMFTGYVDTDTPESVSWTLEAHINDQGLARQARLLAEAPEISEASADSGSHGLSEQRRRALREEADYLEARSAGYALLFDPAIGFFQGRRSDGAFAQSPEQFDPRDWGGDFTETDGWNFAFHVPHDGAGLAALYGGREQLRAKLEEFFATPETGRRPGTYGGVIHEMHEARAVRMGQFGMSNQPSHHIPFLFHHAGAPHRAQEVVREVHRRLFTGEQIGQGYPGDEDNGEMSAWWLLTALGLYPLQLGTDVYHLVAPLFDVAHVRPLGGEEFTIRVEDQAMDHPYIQAVRREGTLRSTSFLRHGDLRGEIRVQLGAEPGPSDAPPDSPTPPGEAPRPLVDLLARDPEDPLLDDDSRTETVLEPVDGEIIIDLPLTAPSPGRPFPRFLTLTSGAHEGQDPSSWRLEVCEDDEKPGTEEASADAPGDGDARASAAWRVVDERSGETFRWRRQTRPFALPDVRGADGSPLSGPVRFRLVLTGARSPIALAQIELLAPAPLR; the protein is encoded by the coding sequence ATGATCCTCACCCCCGGAGGCGGGCCCGTCGGCGGCCCCACCAGTCGCGATGCCGCAGGTCTCCTCGCCCCCGAGGCGGTGCGTGCGCAGTTCCCCGCCGGCGAGCGCAGCGAGGCCCCCTTCCCGTTCACCGACCGCGCCCTCGACCCCGTGCTCCACGTGGTCGCGCCCGGCGAGCGCCTGCACGTCTTCGTGTATCCGGAGCTCGACGACGCCCTCACCTGGGGCGCGACGCATGTGGCGGTGGACCTGGAGCTCTCCGACGGCACCCGCCTCTCCGAGCTCGGCGCACCCGATCAGTACGGGACCCCGATCGACGCCGCCGCGCAGGGCGCGGCGAAGATCCTGTACGCCGACCAGTGGAACGACGTGCAGGTCGATCTCGCCCCCGCCGTCGGCCGCACGATCGTGGGCGTGCTGGTGGTCGCCGATCCGCCCGCCGGGGCCGGGGCCGGGGCCGCCCTCACCGCCTGGTTCGACCCGCCGCGCATCGAGCCGATCCCCACCGACCCGCCCGTCGACGATCCCGTGGCCTGGGTGGACACCCGCCGCGGCACGAACGCCTCGGGCGACTTCTCGCGCGGGAACAACCTGCCGATCACGGCCTGGCCGAACGGCTTCGCGTTCTTCACACCGATGACCGACGCACGCTCCCTGCGATGGCCGTACCAGTACCAGCGCGCGAACGATGCGCAGAACCGTCCGCGGCTGCAGGGGCTCGCCGTCTCGCACCAGCCGAGCCCGTGGATGGGCGACCGCAATCAGCTGATCATGATGCCGCTGACGGGTTCCGACGCGACTCCCGCCGGGCGCTCCCGCGCCTTCACCCACGAGGACGAGACCGCCCGGCCCGACCTCTACGCGGTCGCCCTCGAGGACGGCACGCGGCTGCGCCTCGCCCCGAGCGACCACGGCGCCGTGCTCGAGGTGACCTTCCCCGAGGCGGGCCGCCGCCGCGGCCTGCTCCTCGAGGGGGCCGACGAGAGCACGCGCCTCGATCTCGCGGGCGCGGTGTTCGACGGGACCTTCGCGGGCTGGGTCGACAACGGCACCGACGGCGAGGAGCGCTCCGCGGGACGCTCGCGGATGTTCGTCGCCGGAACCCTCGACCCGCTGCCCGAGCACGTCGGGCCCGCCGGCGGGGACTTCGCGAGCGCGCGCGTCGCGACCTTCGCCGACGACGTCCGCACGGTGACCGTGCGCCTGGCGACCAGCTTCATCGGCGTCGAGCAGGCCCGGCACACCCTCGACCTCGAGCTCGCGGGCCGCGACCTGCGCACGATCCAGCGCGCGGCCCATGCCGCATGGACCGAGCGCCTCGGGGTGATCGGCGTCGAGGGCGCGACGGCCCCGCAGCGCCGCACCCTGTACGGGAGCCTCTACCGCCTGAACCTCTACCCGAACTCCCAGCACGAGAACACGGGCTCGGCCCGCGATCCCCGGCCTATGCACGCCTCACCGGTGGCGCCCACGCGCGGCGAGGTCACCGACACGCGCACGAACGCCCAGGTGATCGCCGGTGAGCTGTTCGTCAATCATGGTTTCTGGGACACCTACCGCACCTGCTGGCCGGCTTTTGCGCTGCTGTACCCGCAGCTCGCGCCGCGGCTCGTCGACGGCTTCGTCCAGCACTACCGCGAGGGCGGCTGGATCCCGCGCTGGTCCTCCCCCGGCTATGCGGACTGCATGACCGGCACGAGCTCGGACGTCGCCTTCGCCGACGCGCAGGTCAAGGGCGTCGCTCTGCGCGATCCGCTCGCGACCTACGAGGCGGGCCTGCGCAATGCGACCGTCGCCTCCCCGGATCCGCTGGTGGGCCGCAAGGGGGCGGAGCGGGCGATGTTCACCGGGTACGTCGACACCGACACCCCCGAGTCGGTGTCCTGGACGCTCGAGGCCCACATCAACGACCAGGGTCTCGCCCGCCAGGCGAGACTCCTCGCCGAGGCCCCCGAGATCTCCGAGGCCTCGGCGGACTCCGGGTCGCACGGGCTGTCCGAGCAGCGGCGCCGCGCCCTGCGTGAGGAAGCGGATTACCTCGAGGCGCGCAGCGCCGGCTACGCGCTGCTGTTCGATCCGGCGATCGGCTTCTTCCAGGGCCGACGGTCCGACGGCGCCTTCGCGCAGAGCCCCGAGCAGTTCGACCCTCGCGACTGGGGCGGCGACTTCACGGAGACCGACGGCTGGAACTTCGCCTTCCACGTGCCGCACGACGGCGCGGGTCTGGCCGCGCTCTACGGGGGCCGTGAGCAGCTCCGCGCGAAGCTCGAGGAGTTCTTCGCGACGCCCGAGACGGGCCGACGCCCCGGCACCTACGGCGGTGTCATCCACGAGATGCACGAGGCGCGCGCGGTGCGCATGGGTCAGTTCGGCATGTCCAACCAGCCCAGCCATCACATCCCGTTCCTGTTCCACCACGCCGGCGCGCCCCATCGCGCGCAGGAGGTGGTGCGGGAGGTGCACCGGCGCCTGTTCACCGGGGAGCAGATCGGGCAGGGGTACCCGGGCGACGAGGACAACGGCGAGATGAGCGCCTGGTGGCTGCTGACGGCGCTCGGGCTCTACCCGCTGCAGCTCGGCACCGACGTGTACCACCTGGTCGCACCGCTGTTCGACGTCGCGCACGTGCGGCCCCTGGGCGGCGAGGAGTTCACGATCCGCGTCGAGGACCAGGCGATGGACCATCCGTACATCCAGGCGGTGCGGCGCGAGGGCACGCTGCGCTCGACCTCCTTCCTGCGCCACGGCGACCTGCGCGGCGAGATCCGCGTGCAGCTGGGCGCCGAGCCGGGACCGTCCGATGCCCCGCCCGACTCCCCGACGCCGCCCGGCGAGGCCCCACGCCCTCTCGTCGACCTGCTCGCCCGGGACCCGGAGGATCCGCTCCTGGACGACGACTCCCGCACGGAGACCGTGCTCGAGCCCGTCGACGGCGAGATCATCATCGACCTTCCGCTGACGGCTCCGTCGCCGGGTCGCCCCTTCCCGCGCTTCCTCACACTCACCTCCGGTGCCCACGAGGGTCAGGATCCGTCCTCCTGGCGCCTCGAGGTGTGCGAGGACGACGAGAAACCCGGAACCGAGGAGGCGTCGGCGGATGCTCCGGGAGACGGGGACGCTCGAGCGTCCGCGGCCTGGCGGGTCGTCGACGAGCGCTCGGGCGAGACGTTCCGGTGGCGCCGACAGACCCGCCCCTTCGCCCTGCCCGACGTGCGAGGCGCCGACGGTTCGCCCCTCTCGGGTCCCGTGCGCTTCCGGCTGGTGCTCACGGGCGCGCGCTCCCCCATCGCTCTCGCGCAGATCGAGCTGCTGGCCCCTGCGCCGCTGCGCTGA
- a CDS encoding MFS transporter — translation MTCSTHDRRDVTEPLEPRADAEPRVARRRALITALALSTGTAALVGSEFVPAGVLPQMASDLRVTEGRAGLAVAATALAGAFTAPTIAAILPRAERRAVLLALLALATVSNLVVVVAPGLPLVLLARVLLGVAIAGYWSFTFSIGVRVTGRPALISTALALGTSAATIVGVPLASVLGDLVGWRAVFAIIAAVSVLSALVLRAVLPPVPALPGAGIAMMKQVLRSRLLMAGIVGVGLAALANFTAYPYIRLAIAEVAPASVAMILLAWGIGGLVGNLVGGYLSRWLRWATAAAPAILAVSLFTVASADHAPLLVLGAVAWGVGFNMIPVTTQLWVTAVEPHSAEAAVSLQVTAFQTAITVGAVLGGALVDGAGYPAALRLGAVAAVLAALVFTVLPVRPRID, via the coding sequence ATGACCTGTTCGACCCATGACCGCCGTGACGTCACCGAGCCCCTCGAACCCCGAGCCGATGCCGAGCCCCGGGTCGCGCGGCGGCGCGCCCTGATCACGGCGCTCGCGCTCTCGACGGGCACCGCCGCGCTCGTCGGCTCGGAGTTCGTGCCCGCCGGGGTGCTCCCGCAGATGGCGTCGGACCTCCGCGTCACCGAGGGGCGCGCGGGACTGGCCGTGGCCGCGACGGCCCTCGCGGGCGCGTTCACCGCCCCGACGATCGCCGCGATCCTTCCCCGCGCCGAGCGCCGCGCCGTGCTGCTCGCCCTGCTCGCCCTCGCGACGGTCTCGAACCTCGTGGTGGTCGTCGCACCGGGGCTCCCTCTCGTGCTGCTGGCCCGGGTGCTGCTCGGGGTCGCGATCGCGGGGTACTGGTCCTTCACCTTCTCCATCGGCGTGCGGGTGACGGGGCGGCCCGCCCTGATCTCGACCGCCCTCGCCCTCGGCACGAGCGCGGCGACCATCGTGGGCGTGCCGCTGGCCTCGGTGCTCGGCGACCTGGTGGGGTGGCGCGCCGTGTTCGCGATCATCGCCGCCGTCAGCGTGCTCTCCGCGCTCGTGCTGCGTGCCGTGCTGCCACCGGTGCCGGCGCTGCCCGGAGCGGGGATCGCGATGATGAAACAGGTGCTGCGCAGCAGGCTCCTGATGGCCGGGATCGTGGGCGTGGGCCTCGCGGCGCTCGCGAACTTCACGGCCTACCCCTACATCCGTCTCGCGATCGCCGAGGTCGCGCCCGCGTCCGTCGCGATGATCCTGCTCGCCTGGGGCATCGGCGGACTGGTCGGGAACCTCGTCGGCGGATACCTCTCGCGCTGGCTGCGCTGGGCCACGGCGGCGGCCCCGGCGATCCTCGCGGTGTCCCTGTTCACGGTGGCCTCCGCCGACCATGCGCCGCTGCTCGTCCTCGGGGCGGTCGCCTGGGGCGTCGGTTTCAACATGATCCCCGTGACCACCCAGCTGTGGGTGACGGCGGTCGAGCCGCACAGTGCGGAGGCCGCGGTCTCGCTGCAGGTCACGGCCTTCCAGACGGCCATCACGGTGGGTGCGGTGCTCGGTGGCGCCCTCGTCGACGGCGCGGGCTATCCGGCGGCGCTGCGGCTCGGCGCGGTTGCGGCCGTGCTCGCCGCGCTCGTGTTCACCGTGCTCCCGGTGCGGCCCCGGATTGACTGA
- a CDS encoding helix-turn-helix domain-containing protein, giving the protein MDVSDGSTAEAWVLAASRTVRLAPSEVLPPHRTSLWLLVREGAVEVAGRTGPQRLERGDAAYLHHARLHPVRALSATSLAVADLRRLGRNPPAAPLIARDFAARQNGAVALLDLCPMRPETAAVRPRMTTAYGEILGSAMLTEAGGAVPSTAADPIVHRAAGAMDSDPLHGWTLAEIAALAHVGTTVLVERFRRATGLSPMQYLRRLRLEQAMDELGRTDAPLARVASTAGYGSVEAFVRAFRAHTGCTPGRWRQSIRGRTGSTVNTSAASTAATAPSRSAAG; this is encoded by the coding sequence ATGGACGTGTCCGATGGTTCGACGGCGGAAGCCTGGGTCCTCGCCGCCTCGCGCACGGTGCGGCTCGCCCCGAGCGAGGTCCTGCCTCCTCACCGCACCTCCCTGTGGCTGCTCGTGCGCGAGGGCGCAGTCGAGGTCGCCGGACGCACGGGGCCCCAGCGCCTGGAGCGCGGGGACGCCGCCTACCTCCACCATGCCCGCCTCCACCCCGTCCGCGCCCTCTCCGCCACCTCCCTCGCCGTCGCCGACCTCCGCCGCCTCGGGAGGAACCCACCGGCCGCCCCGCTGATCGCACGCGACTTCGCCGCCCGTCAGAACGGCGCCGTCGCCCTCCTGGACCTGTGCCCGATGCGACCGGAGACGGCCGCCGTCCGACCTCGGATGACCACCGCATACGGCGAGATCCTCGGTTCGGCGATGCTCACCGAGGCCGGCGGCGCCGTGCCGTCGACCGCGGCGGACCCGATCGTCCACCGCGCGGCGGGAGCGATGGACAGCGACCCGCTCCACGGCTGGACGCTCGCCGAGATCGCCGCCCTCGCGCACGTGGGCACGACCGTCCTCGTGGAGCGCTTCCGGCGCGCCACGGGACTCAGCCCGATGCAGTACCTGCGTCGACTGCGCCTCGAGCAGGCCATGGACGAGCTGGGCCGGACCGACGCCCCGCTCGCACGCGTCGCGAGCACGGCGGGATACGGGTCCGTCGAGGCCTTCGTGCGGGCCTTCCGCGCGCACACGGGCTGCACGCCGGGCCGCTGGCGTCAGTCAATCCGGGGCCGCACCGGGAGCACGGTGAACACGAGCGCGGCGAGCACGGCCGCAACCGCGCCGAGCCGCAGCGCCGCCGGATAG
- a CDS encoding CobW family GTP-binding protein yields MPVGPSAPQPVPVIALTGHLGAGKTTVLNALLAAPGARLGVIVNDLGEINVDAAMVTGQVDDAASIAGGCLCCLPDSTPLDDALESLSRPRLALDAIVIEASGAAEPLALGRMIRFSSAERTRLAGVVEVVDAETCLETIDPGGDGPHPRPAPARYAAPSLVLLTKTDLLPAQLAARRIEAITARVRERSEDAHVLAVPHGGLDPALLLDVARSEDPPDQLPLAALAREERARHVHEHTDAVTVHAQGPVDPSALADLLEDPPEGVFRLKGIIAVAGPREPRRFALNLVGRRMHVATAPPEGEHPEGLVAIGMHLDEVAVRARLAAALAPCAHPSAAGMRRLLRLKRLSA; encoded by the coding sequence GTGCCCGTCGGCCCGTCGGCCCCGCAGCCCGTTCCCGTGATCGCCCTGACCGGGCACCTCGGAGCGGGGAAGACGACGGTGCTCAACGCTCTGCTGGCGGCGCCGGGCGCGCGCCTCGGCGTGATCGTCAACGACCTCGGCGAGATCAACGTGGACGCGGCGATGGTCACCGGCCAGGTCGACGACGCCGCCTCGATCGCCGGCGGCTGCCTGTGCTGCCTGCCGGACTCGACGCCGCTGGACGATGCCCTGGAGAGCCTGTCCCGACCCCGACTGGCCCTCGACGCCATCGTCATCGAGGCGAGCGGAGCCGCCGAGCCGCTCGCGCTGGGGCGCATGATCCGCTTCTCCTCCGCCGAGCGCACGCGACTGGCGGGCGTGGTCGAGGTGGTCGACGCCGAGACGTGCTTGGAGACCATCGACCCCGGTGGGGACGGACCGCACCCGCGCCCCGCGCCCGCCCGGTACGCCGCCCCCTCGCTCGTGCTCCTCACCAAGACCGACCTGCTGCCCGCGCAGCTCGCCGCACGGCGGATCGAGGCGATCACGGCCCGCGTCCGCGAACGGAGCGAGGACGCGCACGTCCTGGCCGTCCCCCACGGAGGGCTCGACCCGGCGCTGCTCCTGGACGTCGCCCGGTCGGAGGACCCTCCGGACCAGCTTCCGCTCGCAGCACTCGCGCGGGAGGAGCGCGCCCGGCACGTCCACGAGCACACGGATGCCGTCACGGTGCATGCCCAGGGCCCGGTGGACCCGTCGGCCCTGGCCGATCTGCTCGAGGACCCGCCCGAGGGGGTCTTCCGCCTCAAGGGCATCATCGCCGTCGCCGGGCCGCGCGAACCGCGGCGCTTCGCACTGAACCTCGTGGGCCGACGGATGCATGTGGCGACGGCGCCGCCGGAGGGCGAGCATCCCGAGGGGCTGGTCGCGATCGGCATGCACCTCGACGAGGTCGCGGTCCGCGCCCGGCTCGCCGCCGCGCTCGCCCCGTGCGCGCATCCCAGCGCCGCGGGCATGCGCCGCCTCCTGCGGCTCAAGCGGCTCAGCGCCTGA
- a CDS encoding biotin transporter BioY, with product MTAAALSPRHPVLADALNRHRSLGVDAALVIAGAAIVALLAQVEIPLPVVPITGQTLGVLLVGAALGARRGAAALTAYMVAGLAGAPVFAGFSGSLAAVMTPSFGFILGFIPAAYLAGWFAERSWDRRSWKAFAGFAAASVVPFLVGVPYMAWILNAVMGASTDLGQILALGVTPFIAGGVVKAAIAAVAIPLAWRGVRAIDRSQRD from the coding sequence GTGACCGCCGCAGCCCTCTCCCCCCGGCACCCCGTCCTCGCCGATGCTCTGAACCGACATCGCTCGCTGGGGGTCGATGCCGCACTGGTCATCGCCGGAGCCGCGATCGTCGCGCTGCTGGCCCAGGTCGAGATCCCGCTGCCCGTCGTCCCGATCACGGGCCAGACCCTGGGCGTGCTCCTCGTGGGCGCGGCACTCGGCGCGCGCCGCGGAGCCGCAGCGCTGACCGCGTACATGGTCGCCGGCCTCGCCGGAGCCCCGGTGTTCGCGGGCTTCAGCGGCTCCCTCGCCGCCGTGATGACCCCGAGCTTCGGGTTCATCCTGGGCTTCATCCCCGCCGCGTACCTCGCGGGCTGGTTCGCCGAGCGCTCGTGGGACCGCCGCTCCTGGAAGGCCTTCGCCGGCTTCGCCGCCGCGAGCGTCGTGCCCTTCCTCGTGGGCGTGCCCTACATGGCCTGGATCCTGAACGCCGTGATGGGCGCGAGCACCGACCTCGGCCAGATCCTGGCCCTGGGCGTCACGCCCTTCATCGCGGGCGGCGTCGTGAAGGCCGCGATCGCCGCGGTCGCGATCCCGCTCGCCTGGCGCGGCGTGCGCGCGATCGATCGTTCGCAGCGCGACTGA
- a CDS encoding alpha/beta hydrolase gives MNAQEPALRPAGDAQRSELAALLSGPEWEPLPRPTDAPVQRVRVVRAEQHPAASAPGGAAVEVLAREDDRAIVRLQHRAPGARAVAAQINGWWHPDPPDGLDLISQGDGWFTGVLSVPGDLCATISFLEHQGDDGASAEPPWWSDGLKGKRTGAPSRPQARPSGSLVLDLVRDRVGDSHAPSSLPVHELATAAGEPRTRWCTIGVDRGNGEEGEDGEEGADGALPPSVLPLLVVTDGEAHLDRLDTPGVLAEAVRAGELPPLRAVFIDAWPERARDLGVPGGQAAWIADTLVPRLRPTPDPRRTVVTGSSFGGLTSLFALARAPHRIGAAIAQSVSLWRYPHLALAAPLRAALRSTAPGSVRIRLHAGHFEGTMGEAARELADAVSDGTGATIPVRMHRGGHDWAWWQPAMVEELAALLTPARP, from the coding sequence GTGAACGCGCAGGAGCCGGCGCTCCGTCCCGCCGGCGACGCCCAGCGCTCCGAACTCGCGGCCCTGCTGTCCGGGCCCGAGTGGGAGCCGCTCCCCCGGCCGACGGACGCCCCCGTCCAGCGCGTGCGCGTCGTGCGGGCCGAGCAGCATCCCGCGGCGTCCGCGCCCGGCGGCGCGGCCGTCGAGGTCCTCGCACGCGAGGACGATCGCGCGATCGTCCGCCTGCAGCACCGAGCGCCCGGCGCACGGGCGGTGGCCGCGCAGATCAACGGCTGGTGGCACCCCGATCCCCCCGACGGCCTCGACCTCATTTCCCAGGGGGACGGATGGTTCACGGGCGTGCTCTCCGTCCCCGGGGACCTCTGCGCCACGATCTCCTTCCTCGAGCACCAGGGGGACGACGGAGCATCGGCCGAGCCGCCGTGGTGGAGCGACGGCCTCAAGGGGAAGCGGACCGGGGCGCCGTCGCGACCACAGGCGCGGCCTTCCGGCTCCCTGGTCCTGGACCTGGTCCGCGACCGGGTCGGCGACTCGCACGCTCCCTCCAGCCTCCCCGTGCACGAGCTGGCGACGGCCGCGGGCGAGCCGCGCACGCGCTGGTGCACGATCGGCGTCGACAGAGGGAACGGCGAGGAGGGCGAGGACGGCGAGGAGGGCGCGGACGGCGCGCTCCCGCCGTCGGTCCTGCCCCTGCTCGTCGTCACCGACGGGGAGGCGCATCTCGATCGCCTGGACACCCCGGGCGTGCTCGCCGAGGCCGTCCGGGCCGGCGAGCTGCCGCCGCTGCGCGCCGTGTTCATCGACGCGTGGCCCGAGCGCGCCCGGGACCTGGGCGTGCCCGGCGGACAGGCCGCATGGATCGCGGACACCCTGGTGCCGCGCCTGCGCCCCACGCCCGATCCGCGGCGCACCGTGGTCACAGGATCGAGCTTCGGGGGTCTGACCTCGCTCTTCGCCCTCGCTCGGGCACCGCACAGGATCGGCGCCGCCATCGCGCAGTCGGTCTCGCTCTGGCGCTATCCCCACCTGGCACTCGCAGCTCCCCTGCGCGCAGCACTCCGCAGCACGGCCCCCGGGAGCGTGCGCATCCGCCTCCACGCCGGACACTTCGAGGGGACGATGGGCGAGGCGGCGCGCGAGCTCGCGGACGCCGTGTCCGACGGGACCGGCGCCACGATCCCCGTGCGCATGCATCGCGGAGGCCACGACTGGGCCTGGTGGCAGCCCGCGATGGTCGAGGAGCTCGCCGCCCTGCTCACGCCCGCCCGCCCCTGA
- a CDS encoding heme ABC transporter ATP-binding protein has protein sequence MSAQTGTHAGASTAGAPATEPWIRVEQAGFAIGGAVLLRDVEFSASGGELVALVGPNGAGKSTLLSLLSGDQRPTSGQVLLDGTPTADWPAKALARRRSVMTQHHSQAFSFTVREAAAMGRAPHPIGPDDDALIERCLREADVDALAGRDVTTLSGGELARTVFARVLAQDAQVVLLDEPTAALDLHHQEVLMARARELAQEGRCVLVVLHDLTLAARCSDRIAMFDGGRLVALGPPEDVLTPDRIREVYRHEVAVLEHPTSGRPLVVPL, from the coding sequence GTGAGCGCGCAGACGGGGACGCACGCCGGTGCCTCGACGGCCGGTGCTCCCGCGACCGAGCCGTGGATCCGCGTCGAGCAGGCCGGCTTCGCCATCGGGGGCGCGGTGCTGCTGCGGGACGTCGAGTTCTCGGCGAGCGGAGGCGAGCTCGTGGCGCTCGTCGGCCCCAACGGCGCCGGGAAGTCGACGCTCCTCTCCCTGCTCTCGGGCGATCAGCGGCCGACGAGCGGCCAGGTGCTCCTGGACGGCACGCCGACGGCGGACTGGCCGGCCAAGGCCCTGGCCCGGCGCCGTTCGGTGATGACACAGCACCACAGCCAGGCCTTCTCCTTCACCGTGCGCGAGGCCGCGGCGATGGGCCGCGCCCCGCATCCCATCGGCCCGGATGACGACGCCCTCATCGAGCGCTGCCTGCGCGAGGCGGACGTCGACGCCCTCGCCGGGCGGGACGTCACGACGCTCTCGGGCGGCGAGCTCGCGCGGACCGTGTTCGCCCGCGTCCTCGCCCAGGACGCCCAGGTGGTGCTGCTCGACGAGCCGACGGCCGCTCTGGACCTCCATCACCAGGAGGTGCTCATGGCCCGGGCGCGCGAGCTCGCGCAGGAGGGCCGCTGCGTGCTCGTGGTCCTCCACGACCTCACCCTCGCCGCGCGCTGCAGCGACCGCATCGCCATGTTCGACGGCGGGCGCCTGGTCGCGCTCGGACCGCCCGAGGACGTGCTCACCCCCGACCGGATCCGCGAGGTCTACCGCCACGAGGTCGCTGTGCTCGAGCATCCGACCTCCGGCCGGCCCCTGGTGGTGCCGCTGTGA
- a CDS encoding FecCD family ABC transporter permease translates to MTAAEDTAGSAPRRAARERTRRLPLAIGLPIGGAVLLVAIVVSIGTGPIQLSPSTVLGVVWHEILGQGAARPPLETTVVMDLRMPRVLFGALSGAALAVSGAALQSLFRNPLADPGIIGVSGGASTGAVAAIVLLPPLTGAAVAWVVPAAAFAGDILATTLIYALARPGMDSGTARLLLVGIAIGSAFAAVTGFLTFAADDDDLQTVVFWQMGSLGDLDWMKLAIGTPVILVGVVVMILLSRRLDLLTLGDRQAHHLGLDVSTTRKIVIGTTALLTGTSVAFAGTIGFIGLVVPHIVRLICGPAHRGVLPMSAVIGALLIVVADTLSRTVAPPAEVPIGLFTAIMGAPFFLMLVLRSRTVRL, encoded by the coding sequence GTGACCGCCGCCGAGGACACCGCCGGGTCCGCCCCGCGCCGCGCGGCGCGCGAGCGGACCCGGCGCCTGCCGCTCGCGATCGGCCTCCCGATCGGCGGCGCGGTGCTGCTGGTCGCGATCGTCGTCTCGATCGGGACGGGCCCCATCCAGCTCAGTCCGAGCACGGTCCTCGGCGTCGTCTGGCACGAGATCCTCGGGCAGGGCGCCGCGCGCCCGCCGCTCGAGACCACCGTGGTGATGGACCTGCGGATGCCGCGCGTGCTGTTCGGGGCGCTCTCCGGGGCGGCGCTCGCGGTCTCGGGTGCGGCGCTGCAGAGCCTGTTCCGCAACCCGCTGGCCGATCCCGGCATCATCGGCGTCAGCGGCGGCGCCTCCACGGGCGCGGTCGCCGCGATCGTGCTGCTGCCTCCGCTGACCGGTGCGGCGGTCGCCTGGGTGGTGCCCGCTGCGGCCTTCGCGGGCGACATCCTCGCCACGACCCTCATCTACGCGCTCGCCCGCCCGGGCATGGACTCGGGCACCGCGCGGCTGCTCCTCGTGGGCATCGCGATCGGCTCCGCCTTCGCGGCCGTCACCGGGTTCCTCACCTTCGCGGCCGACGACGACGATCTGCAGACCGTGGTGTTCTGGCAGATGGGCTCGCTGGGCGATCTGGACTGGATGAAGCTCGCGATCGGCACGCCCGTGATCCTCGTCGGCGTGGTGGTGATGATCCTGCTCTCGCGACGCCTGGACCTGCTCACGCTCGGCGACCGTCAGGCCCACCATCTGGGTCTGGACGTGTCCACGACCCGGAAGATCGTCATCGGCACGACGGCCCTGCTGACCGGCACGAGCGTCGCCTTCGCGGGCACGATCGGCTTCATCGGCCTCGTCGTCCCGCACATCGTGCGCCTCATCTGCGGCCCCGCGCACCGCGGGGTGCTGCCGATGTCGGCCGTGATCGGCGCGCTGCTGATCGTCGTCGCGGACACGCTCTCGCGCACCGTCGCTCCTCCCGCCGAGGTGCCGATCGGCCTGTTCACGGCGATCATGGGCGCCCCGTTCTTCCTCATGCTCGTGCTGCGCTCGCGGACGGTGCGGCTGTGA